TAGCGTCGGTAAGTGACATGGCGCGCATTTCCATCTGCACACTATGAGCAGTACGGAAAGCGTCGGACTCCGCATTATCCCAAAGAAGGTGTCCACGCTCAGGGTCGCCACAGAGCTTAGCGAAAGCAGAGCGGTAGTTCTCATCCCCAGTAACCATAATCCAGCGAGACGCTAGATCCTGGTCTCGATTAGAGCCGGTGGTGACAAGAGCTGTAGCCCGCTCGGCCGCATAGTCGGGAAGCTGGTTAGCACTAAAGGCACGCTCAATCATGCGCTTAGCATCATCGCGTGACCCTCCCGCCCTACTGTTAAAGCCATACGACGTTACAGGCTTATCCGGGTGAGCTGAAGCAGTGACACTACCGGGATCGCCGAGCGGAGTGCCTGCCTCAACCTTCGCCCCGGAATTAGGGTTTGCGACTAGCGCTCGAATATGGTCACGCTCTGCGCCTAATACATCCCGGTCTAGAGCCTCTAGCCCTAACAGTTCACTCTCTTGCTGCTTCGACCTACGCTCATACCCTCTTAAGAGTACCGCGCGATCTTGGATATAACGGTGAAGATCTCTACGCTCAATAGAAGACATCGCAGCAAGCCGATTTGTGATAACGGGTGTGCCATCATCACGGGTAAGGCTCGCATTGTTCAAAAGATCAGATACTACTTGCTGAATTTCGTTGGATAACAACGGAAATCCCCTCAGTGACGAGTTCGCATAGCGCTAACCGGCGATTGCCTGACATTAGGCTTTGCGGAATAGCACCTGTACGGCGCTTGCCAGACCACAGGGCTAGGGACAAATCAAAGAGGGGCACTTGCTCAACCTCTTTGACGTAAAAAGCGAGCGGCTCTTGTGGCTACACGTAAAAAAAGGGGCGGCACCTAACGCGTAGCCACAAGAGTGCTCTGTGGGTGGCCCCACACATCGGGATGCGTGAGATCAATTCGGACTATAATTCATCGCCCTCTTGTGGCGCAACTAATTCCCGCATTTCCTGGTCGGAGAGGGAAATGCCGTCCGTTTCTTCCTCCAGGGGCAGCGTGGCAACAGCTTCTTCCCATGATGCTGGCATGAGACTAAGCGCAATATCCCGGTATTGGTCCTCACGCTTAGACAGCAAATGCCTAATGCCAATCACCAGATTGTTTAGGGCAAGAGTGACAAGCCCTCTGTCATCCTCACTCCCATGAAGATAGAAGTCCCTAGCGTGCTTGAATACCGCTAAGAGAATCCTCAAGTCCTCATCACTGTAAGAGGTAGTAGGTAGAGGAACATACTCGGTTGGCGCTACGCGACTACGCACACCACGAGGAGGTGAAGTTTTGCTTCCTCTGCCAAACCACATAAAGCCTAAAGGGTCCTCGTGGAAGGAATAGGCCCGATCAGTCACAACAGGTTTCCTCTCAATACGCACTATCTGCCAGCACTAACATGATCAAATCCTGTGGGGAGCCGTGTCTATTTTTCGTGACCGTGGGGTCACAAAGGGAAAAGGATCTTGTTTGGTGACGTCCCTACCCCCCTAGGCCCTGCCCTCTTACCAGTCCTCAGAGTCGTCTGTAGCTGGTATCCGATTCGGGTACCAGTTGCGAGAGGTATCGGTTGGGGGCGTATTCAATTGGTTGACACGCATGGAGTTGCATCTCACATGTGCAGGGCGAAGATTGCTCAGCGTGTCAGTGCCACCATTTGCCTTAGGTACTAAGTGGTCTACGCTTGGAGCTAGCGGAGATCTAGGGTTAGTTGCACTAAGCGACATGTCGATCTGTTCATTGCAGATATGGCAGACAGTTCCATACGTAAGGAAGCAAAGCTTTCGTATGCGTGGCCAGTTGCCACCTCTAGAGCTATTGGCACTCACGTTCGCACTTCCAATCTGTTAGCAACGGATACCTCTCAACTCTCGCGATGGCACTAACGCCTGAACTGACGGGATGCCATGCTCTTGCTTCAGCCAGAACGTTAGCCATATCTCCGAGACCGTTCGGCCACCGTTCTCATACTCCATCTCAATAGTCTTGATCCCCTTCTCCCTATCGATCGCATGCCACTCCCCATCTGCTAACAGCACACGGCTTACCTTTAGGCCGGTAATCAACTGACCCATGTCTCTTAGTCCCCTAGTCCTTAGTGCTAATGGCGACTATCTAGGCGCGCGTGGGGGAGGGGTTGCCCCTTAGACTCCCGGAAAGTTGTAAGTTGTGCATCATGCCTGGTCAGATACAACATACATACAACTTATTGTCTGTATGTTGTCTGCAAGTTGTGCTCTACCAGGCATGATGCACAACATGCACAACATGCAAGGATGAGAGACCGGCCGTAGCCCTGAGGGTCGCCCCCTGCTCAGCGCCGCTTAGCCTCTAGCCCATTAGCGATCTTGCGCGCTTCGGTCTCTGTGTAGCGTTCCTTGTCGTACGTGTAGAAGGGGCTAGTCTTACTGCCCTCTGCCTTAAACGAGTTGATACGTAACTTAGCCTTCTGGGCAGAAGTGATCCTTCCAAACTTCTCTAGGTCCTTACTGAGGTAGACGCCTGCCCCTTGCTTGATGAACTTCCAAATCTCTTGGAGTTTGGGATCAAGCTCTTTCATCTCACTAGCTAACAGGTCATCCGCATTGAGATTGCTCTCCCCAACGAACTTAACGGTGCTGGTTGTGGTAGGTCCTTCATCGGTGCTAATTACTTGTTCGGTGAATTCATAGATGAGTCCCGGCTTCCCCTTCTT
This window of the Nonomuraea africana genome carries:
- a CDS encoding HNH endonuclease, with product MSANSSRGGNWPRIRKLCFLTYGTVCHICNEQIDMSLSATNPRSPLAPSVDHLVPKANGGTDTLSNLRPAHVRCNSMRVNQLNTPPTDTSRNWYPNRIPATDDSEDW